In Pseudomonadaceae bacterium SI-3, the sequence CTTGCCAGCATCCCAGGCAGCAACATCTGCTGCCCTGCATCGTGAATGCTGCGTCGCGGTTCGCCCGGCAGGTCTCGTTCAGGCAACACGCTGACGATTGGCTGACGGTTGGGTGGCCCGGGGTTGGGCAGCAGATGATGAATATGGGACAGGGTGTCGAGCGCTCGCTCGCGCTGTGGGGCGGAGCCGTGCTCAATTATCCGGCTGAGTACGTAAGGCGGAATGAAGCCGTGGCGCATGGTTGAGTAATGCATGGGTTCCCCTTCAGCCAGCTCGCTTGCAAGGCATCCACGCACGTTGATCCGATTAAGGCGCAGCGTTGTCGTGCCGGCTGTTTTCGATGTCTGCTTTCAGCAGGCTAGAGCAAAAGCCCAAGTCGGCAAGCCGCAAATGGGGTGCTTTGATTTGGGGAGCGCGGGGATTCAGCCAGTGATCGAGCCGTCGTTGGCGGCAAGATGCACCTTAGCGGTCGCACTGCTGCGGTTGAGCGCTTCGATAGCCTGGTCGAGCTGCTTGACGCAGAGGTCTACGGCCATTTGGCGCAAAGACTCTGGCCACTCATGGTCGGTAACCGGTTCGATCATATCCAGGATGTCGGTATAGCCGACGAGCATCCCATGCTTCACCTTTAGGGTTTCGCCAGCTGAAAGAACTGTGAGCGGGTCTCGCGAGGTGATTACCGCCCCCGCGTCGAGCAGTCCGTCGATGTGTTTACGCAGGGCATGGAGTGCGCGCTTGTCCCGGGTCGAATCCATATCAAAAAGACATCATCCATAAAGGCGGCGGATTCTACTAAATGTGACAAGCATCACAATGTAATTTCGAATCTGCCGCACCGACCTTGCGTTATGGACTCGCCCCAGAGTCACTCTGTGGGGGCAGCGTTATGCGTTAGCGCTTCGAAATGCTATGCATCATGGGGCTTCTCTTCGGTTCGCCAGAGGTACCGAAGTCATCCTGACGAGTATCAACAAGCTGACCCAGGCAAATCTCGACAGCGACGTGCCGTGATTCTGAGCACGGCCAAACATGCCTGGCGATGACGGCAACCAAGCTCCGAATGCCGGTCTCATTGAAGAGCCGCCCATTACGCACCGTGAGTGTGCACTCGTGAAAATCGATGGTGATCGGACAGCGCCCGGTCAGGCCTGCTCCGGCGCTGATCAGATAATCGATGTGCCGGCGCAACGTATGGTTTTCACGACGTTCGGAGCGCATGGCGGTCATCTGCCGGCCCGGGTGTGCATCACCGCTAGCTGATCGTCCTGCATTAGCACGCTTGGCCTTGCTTGACCGAAGCGCCATTCTCCGGATTTTTTTCAAGCTCGTTGTCAATAGCCTCGTCGAGCTGACGGCAGCAGAGGTCAGCAGCCATCTCGCGCAATGACTCCGGCCATTCACCGTCAGTGGTCGGCTCGATCAGTGCGAGCGATTTGTAGTAACTGATGAGCATGCCGTGCTCGACCCGCAGGACCTGACTGCCATCGAGCAGGATTAACGGATCCCGCTGGGTAATAACGGCGCCGCTCGCCAAGAGCGCATCGATGTGTTTTCGCAGCGCATGAAGCTTCCGCTTATCTTCTCTGAAATCACTCATGCCGCAACCCTCGTCCTTGAAGGCCCGAGATTCTAGTCAAACATTGATGGCACTTAAATATCTAAATGCCACTACAGCCATCATTCGCCGCTCTGAGCTGAGCATCATTTGATCCATGTCATTCCCACCTGCGCCTACGCAGGGGGCTGGCACAGTACATGTTGGTTCCCGGCCGGATAGACAGCGCACCAAACTTGCCACACCCCGCCGTTTACCTCCGTTTCGCCAAGCGGCAGCGCCATCTCGGCCAGACGCTTGCGTTGACGCAGCCTTCTACCTCTATAATCCGCGCGCTTTTTCCGCTATTGAACCGGAGAACCACAATGCTGAAGCGCACCCTGGCAGCCGTCACCGGCCTTGCCCTCTCGTTGTCTATTGCCACCACCCATGCCGCCGACGTACTTCGCGTATCGGCCATCCCCGACGAAGCCCCGACTGAGCTGATTCGCAAGTTCGAACCGCTGGGCCAATACCTCGAAAAAGAACTGGGCATGCCGGTGAAATTCACGCCGGTCTCCGATTACGCGGCAGTTGTCGAAGCACTTGCTTCCGACCGCCTCGACCTGGCCTGGCTCGGCGGTTTCACCTTCGTCCAGACTCGCCTGAAAACGGGCGATGCGATCCCGCTCGTACAGCGTGAGCAGGACGAGAAATTCACCAGCAAATTCATCACTGCCGATCCCGAGGTTAAAACGCTGCAGGACCTCAAGGGCAAGACCTTTGCGTTTGGCTCCGTGTCCTCGACCTCCGGCAGCCTGATGCCGCGCTACTTCATGATCAAGGACGGCATCGACCCCGAGCAGTTCTTCAAGCGCATCGCCTATTCCGGCGCCCACGACGCCACGGCCGCCTGGGTTCAGGCTGGCAAGGCCGACGGTGGCGTACTCAATGCCTCGGTTTGGGACAAGCTGGTCGCGGCTGGCAAGGTCGACACTGACAAGGTGCGGGTGATCTCAACCACGCCGCCCTATTACGACTACAACTGGACCGTACGCGGCAACCTGGAGCCGGCGCTGGCCGAGAAGATCAAAAACGCGTTTCTCAAACTCGACCCGAAGAACCCGGAACACAAGAAGATTCTTGATCTTCAGGCCGCAACACGCTTCATCGAAACGCGCCCGGAAAATTACGAAGGCATCGAGGAAGCCGCGCGCGCCGCTGGCCTGTTGAAGTGAGTTCTGCCAGTCGGTCCGCTGCAACTCTGCGGACCGCTCGGGCAGTACCAAGCGAGCACGCTTGAATGAGCGTGTCGATGGTGTCTTCGAGCCCACGCACTTCGCTAACAAACCAGACCGAACCGGCCCTGAGCCTGTCCGGCGTCAGCTACTGCCATGCCAACGGTCACGTCGCACTGCGCGACGTTGACCTGCAGATCACGAAAGGCGAGCGCGTTGCGCTTATCGGTCCCTCTGGCGCAGGCAAGACCACCTTGTTGCGCTTGCTTGCCACGCACGTGCAGCCGAGCAAGGGTGAGTTCGAACTGCTCGGCTGCCAGCCCTGGACGTTATCAGTCGGTGCCCGGCAGAAACTGCGTGGTCGCATCGGTCTGATTCATCAGGCACCACCGCTGCCACCTCGCCAACGCGTGATAACCTCGGTGCTGGCCGGGCGGCTGGGGCACTGGTCGCTCGGCCGCAGTCTGCTCAGTCTGGTCTATCCGCTGGACAAGAACGGCGCAGCCGAAGTACTGGGTAAGCTGGATCTGGCAGACAAGCTCTATGAGCGCTGCGATCAGTTGTCCGGTGGTCAGTTGCAGCGCGTCGGCATCGCCCGTGCGCTGTACCAGAGCCCGGCGCTCATGCTGGCAGACGAGCCGGTATCCGCGATGGACCCGGTGCTAGCGGCTTATTCGTTGAACGTACTAAACCGCGAAGCCACGCATTGCCAGGCCACACTCATAGCCAGCCTGCACGCGGTCGAGCTGGCGCTGGAGCATTTCCCTCGGGTGATTGCCGTTCGTGACGGACGAATCCTGTTCGATAAAGCATCCAACACCGTGACGCCGGGCGAGCTCGATGCACTCTATGCCAACGACCAGCTAGATGGCTTCGCACGCGTTGAGCCGACACCGGGCCCGAGCCTGCATATTCCTCGATGCTGAACCCCGCCCTCACCCAGCGCGACCCTGCCGCTCGCTCACGCCTGTTGCTGACACTGGTAGCGCTGGCTCTGCTTTGGCCTGGACTGTCATTAAGCGAGCTGGATCTCAGCGTGCTCGTCGATGGCAGCAACGCCGACACCATGGGCGCCTTTTTGTCCGGTTTCTGGCCTCCGGCACATGACACGGAATTTCTACTTCTGCTGGGGCGTGCAACGCTGGAAACGCTCGCCATCGCCACGGCGGGTATGGCGCTGGCACTGGCTGTTGCCATTCCCTGCGCGCTTCTGGCAACACGCGCGCTGTCGATTTCGGCCCTAAGTCGCGGCGGCCGTCCGCACTGGTGGGCGCAGGCCGTTCGTTGGCCCGTTCGAGGGCTGCTGATCCTGCTACGCAGCGTGCCGGAAATCGTCTGGGCGCTGCTCTTCGTGCGGGCCGTCGGCCTTGGCCCAACCGCAGGCGTGCTGGCCATCGCCATCACCTACGCCGGCATGCTCGGCAAGGTCTACGCAGAAATCTTCGAGTCGGTCGATCCGCTGCCTACGCGCGCATTGATCGGCGCGGGCGGTTCACGTCTGCAGGCCTTTGCCTACGGCGTGCTGCCACAGGCAACGGGCGAGATGCTGTCCTACACGGTCTATCGCTGGGAGTGCGCCATCCGTGCCTCGGTCGTCATGGGCTTTGTCGGTGCGGGCGGCCTGGGCCAGCAGATGGATCTGTCGATGCGCATGTTCGCTGGCGGCGAAGTGGCGAGCATGCTGCTGACCTTCCTCCTGCTGGTGCTGCTGGCGGATCTGTTCAGCCAGCTGCTGCGCAGGAGGTTCGTATGAAGTCGCTTGCTCGCTATGCGCTACCGCTATTTCTAATCATGGCGGTGGTCGCTTCGTTCGCCTACTTGCAGCTCGACACCAGCGCACTGATGAGCCGTGATGGCGCAGTGCAAATGGGCGAATACGCTGCTGCTTTCTTCAGCCCCGATCTGTCAGCGCCGCACCTGCGCGCAATCGCTTACGGCGCCTTGGAAACACTGGCGATGTCGGCCATCGGCACGCTTCTCGCGGCTGTGCTCGGTTTGATACTGGCGCTGCCAGCCTCCGGACGCTTCGGATTGGTCACCCAGGGCGCTTCACGGCTGCTGCTCAATGCGCTTCGTGCGATACCCGAACTCGTCTGGGCGGCGCTGATGGTGCTGGCGGCGGGCCTGGGACCGAATGCTGGCACCCTGGCCCTGGCGCTGCACACAGCTGGTGTGCTGGGTCGATTGTTTGCCGAAGCCCTGGAAAACACACCGAGCGCGCCAAGCGAGGCGTTGCGGCTGGCCGGCAGTGGGCGGATCGGTGCATTCTGCTACGGCACCCTTCCGACGTTATGGCCGCAAATCATGGCTTATACGCTGTATCGCTGGGAGAACAACATCCGCATGGCCAGCGTGCTCGGCTTCGTCGGCGCCGGCGGCCTCGGACAGATGCTCTACATGAGCCTCAGCCTGTTCCAAGAGGCCCAGGCCTCGACAGTCATTCTGGCCATGCTGCTGATGGTACTGGCAGTCGATGCGTTGAGTGGCTGGGCGCGCCAGCGCTGGGTGCGCAGCTAGCGACTGACTTGAATCAGTGCAGGCTGGGCTTCGCTGCCCTTTCCTGCACCAACACCCAGGGCGCAACAACAACGGCCCAGAGTGACGGATCGCGTTCAAGCCAGTCTTGGGCCTGCCCTGCCTCAAGCTTGCCGAGATGGCCTTCTGCTAGCCATGCGGTCACTTTTTCCCGATCATCCTTGGCGACCGCCTGTGCCGCAGCGATCAGATCAAAGTCACTGGCCACC encodes:
- a CDS encoding ABC transporter permease — encoded protein: MLNPALTQRDPAARSRLLLTLVALALLWPGLSLSELDLSVLVDGSNADTMGAFLSGFWPPAHDTEFLLLLGRATLETLAIATAGMALALAVAIPCALLATRALSISALSRGGRPHWWAQAVRWPVRGLLILLRSVPEIVWALLFVRAVGLGPTAGVLAIAITYAGMLGKVYAEIFESVDPLPTRALIGAGGSRLQAFAYGVLPQATGEMLSYTVYRWECAIRASVVMGFVGAGGLGQQMDLSMRMFAGGEVASMLLTFLLLVLLADLFSQLLRRRFV
- a CDS encoding DUF2288 domain-containing protein is translated as MSEDSSTLYAKLLGETASITWQELQPFFARGALLRVASDFDLIAAAQAVAKDDREKVTAWLAEGHLGKLEAGQAQDWLERDPSLWAVVVAPWVLVQERAAKPSLH
- the phnE gene encoding phosphonate ABC transporter, permease protein PhnE, which produces MKSLARYALPLFLIMAVVASFAYLQLDTSALMSRDGAVQMGEYAAAFFSPDLSAPHLRAIAYGALETLAMSAIGTLLAAVLGLILALPASGRFGLVTQGASRLLLNALRAIPELVWAALMVLAAGLGPNAGTLALALHTAGVLGRLFAEALENTPSAPSEALRLAGSGRIGAFCYGTLPTLWPQIMAYTLYRWENNIRMASVLGFVGAGGLGQMLYMSLSLFQEAQASTVILAMLLMVLAVDALSGWARQRWVRS
- a CDS encoding putative selenate ABC transporter substrate-binding protein → MLKRTLAAVTGLALSLSIATTHAADVLRVSAIPDEAPTELIRKFEPLGQYLEKELGMPVKFTPVSDYAAVVEALASDRLDLAWLGGFTFVQTRLKTGDAIPLVQREQDEKFTSKFITADPEVKTLQDLKGKTFAFGSVSSTSGSLMPRYFMIKDGIDPEQFFKRIAYSGAHDATAAWVQAGKADGGVLNASVWDKLVAAGKVDTDKVRVISTTPPYYDYNWTVRGNLEPALAEKIKNAFLKLDPKNPEHKKILDLQAATRFIETRPENYEGIEEAARAAGLLK
- a CDS encoding phosphonate ABC transporter; this translates as MVSSSPRTSLTNQTEPALSLSGVSYCHANGHVALRDVDLQITKGERVALIGPSGAGKTTLLRLLATHVQPSKGEFELLGCQPWTLSVGARQKLRGRIGLIHQAPPLPPRQRVITSVLAGRLGHWSLGRSLLSLVYPLDKNGAAEVLGKLDLADKLYERCDQLSGGQLQRVGIARALYQSPALMLADEPVSAMDPVLAAYSLNVLNREATHCQATLIASLHAVELALEHFPRVIAVRDGRILFDKASNTVTPGELDALYANDQLDGFARVEPTPGPSLHIPRC